The DNA sequence GCGTCGGAGAGCAGGCTGTCCCGCTCGTACACCTCCGGGTGCGCCTGGGGCAGCCCCAGGTACCGCTCGGTGTACGCCGTGTCGTACTGCCGGAAGTCGGTCGGCGCGGCCCCGGCCGCCGCCGCGTGGAAGACGTCCGGGCGGCGCAGCACCGCGAGCGCGGACAGGTACCCGCCGTACGACCAGCCGCGGATGCCCACCCGGGTCAGGTCGAGGTCGGCGTGGCGCGCGCCGAGCGCCTGGAGGGCGGCGACCTGGTCCTCCAGGGTGACCTCGGAGAAGCCCCGGTACATGGCGTGGGTGAACCGCGGCGAGACGTGCGCGGTGCCGCGGTTGTCGACGGTGACCACGGCGAAGCCCTGGTCGGCCCACCACTGCCGGTGCTGCCAGCGGCGCGGCTCGGCGCTGACGTCCTGCATGCCGGGGCCGCCGTAGCTGTCCATCAGGACGGGCAGCCGCGTGCCGGGGACGTGCCCGCGCGGCAGCACCAGGGCGGTGGGCACCCCGTGCTCGGTGACCCGCTCCAGCACCGGGACCACCCGGTACGGCAGTGGCTGCGACAGGTCGCCGGGGACGAACTCTCTCCCGTCGGCGGTCCGCAGGACGCGCCGGATCCCGTCGGCGTCGGCGGAGGTCAGCAGCAGGATCCCGGCCGCGGCCTGGACGGTGTGCACCCCGGGCCCGTCCGCGAGCGGGGTCACCTCGCCCGTGTCCGGGTCCAGCAGGAGCACCTGCTGCTCGGCGGGGTCGCGCCGCCCGGCCTCGATCAGCAGCCGGTTCCCGTGGGTGCCGGCCACCCTGCGGACCTGGAGCCCGTCTCCGGTGAGCAGTACGCCGTCCAGCGCGAGCGCGCGGGCCGCCCCGCCGGGGGTGTCGGCCGAGGTGAGCATCCGGCCGTCGGCCAGGCGTGCCGGGGTGCCGGGGAGCATGGGGTCCACCCACTGGGGGTGCGTGGTGCGCGACAGCTCCCGGGTGCGCCCGGTGTCCGGGTCGGCGGAGAGCAGCAGGACGTTCTGCTGGAGCCGGTCCCGCACGGTGAGCAGGATCTCGGCGGGAGAGTCCCACTCCGCGTCGGAGACGTACGGGTAGGTCTCGGTGTCCCAGTCGAGCCGCACCGCGGCGTCCGGGCCCGGTCCGATCACCCAGAACCGCACGTCGGCGTTGGGGCCGCCCGCCTCGGGGTAGGCGAAGTCCTGGGCCGGCAGTTCCGGGTGCGCCGGGTCGGCGAACCAGCGCCGCTGGAGGGCGGATTCGTCGACGCGGGCGGCCAGCAGGCGCTCCCCGTCGGGGGACCACCAGTGCCCCCGGTGCCGGTCGAGCTCCTCGGCGGCGGCGAACTCCGAGACGCCCCAGCGGGCTCCGTCGTCGGGGCTGATCCGGCCGCCGGGGACGGTGTGGAGGGCGTCGCCGGTGACGTAGGCGATGCGCGAGGCATCGGGGCTCGGGCGCGGGTCGAAGACGGGCCCGGCGGTGGGGAGTTCCTTGGGCTGCGCGGGCGTTCCGGCATCGGCCGCGCGGGTGACTTCGTAGAGGCGCCCGTAGAGGGCGAACACCGCGGTGAGCCCGTCGGCGGAGAGGGCGTAGGAGCCGATCCCGGCGGCGACGAGGCGCGAGCGCTCGCGCAGCCGGCGCTCGACGACGGGGAGGGGCGCGGGCTCCGGGGACAGTTCGCGGGGGTCGGCGAGCCGGGTTTCGGTGCCGGTGGCGGTGTCCAGGACCCAGAGGCTGTCGAAGGGATCGGTGGGGCCGGTGGAGCGGAGGAACCAGAGGAGCCTGCCTTCGTCGCCGAAGGAGAAGGCGCGCGGGGCGCCGTAGGTGAACCGGGCCGTGCTCGCGGAGAGCCTGAGGAAGTCATCCATGCGATCCATGAAATCAGTGTGTCATGTGAAATACCACATGGCATATGTCGCATAGACTAGGCCGTTCGAGTGGTGACACCCCGGGTACAGGTTTAGCGTCGAAAAAGTGGACCCGAACGCTACGCCGAGCAGTACCAGCACCGGGACCGACGGCAAGGTCCAAGGCAAGGAAGGCCGTCACGGACTAGCCCTGCTCGTGCTCGCCTCCTGCCAGCTCATGGTCGTTCTCGACATCACCATCGTGAACATCGCGCTGCCGCACATCCAGACCGCACTCGACTTCTCCACCGAGAGCCTGTCCTGGGTCGTCAACGCCTACACCCTCACCTTCGGCGGCCTGCTGCTCCTCGGCGGCCGCACCGGCGACATCCTCGGTCGGCGGCGCGTCTTCATCTTCGGCGTCCTCCTCTTCGGCCTGGCCTCGCTGCTGGGCGGGTTCGCCCAGAACGCCGGCCAGTTGATGGCCGCACGCGCCCTCCAGGGCGTCGGCGGCGCCATCGCCTCGCCGACCGCCCTCGCGCTGATCACCACCACCTTCCGCGAAGGACCCGAACGCAACCGGGCCTTCGGGGTCTTCGCCGGCGTCTCCGCCGGCGGCGGCGCGATCGGGCTGCTGGCCGGCGGGGTGCTCGTGGAGTGGCTGAACTGGCGCTGGGTGCTCTTCGTCAATGTCCCGATCGCCCTGCTGATCGCCCTGGTCACCCCGAAGGTGATCCGCGAATCCGCGCGCCGGCCCGGACACTTCGACCTCGCGGGCGCCCTGCTCTCCACCCTCGGCATGGTCGCCCTGGTCTACGGATTCATCCGCGCGTCCCAGGACGGCTGGCTGGACGGGCTGACGCTCGGCTCCTTCGCGGCGGCCGTGGTCCTGCTGACCCTCTTCGTCATCAACGAACGGCGCTCGCCCCAGCCCATCACCCCGCTGCACATGTTCGCCGACCGCAACCGGGCCGGCACCTACGCGATCATGCTCTTCTTCGCCTGCGCGATCTTCGGCATGTTCTTCTTCCTGACCCTGTTCGTGCAGAACGTGCTGGGGTTCAGCCCGCTGCGGGCCGGGCTCGCCTTCCTGCCGGTCAGCGCGATGATCGCGGTGACGGCGGGGATCACCTCCCAGGGGCTGCCCAAGTTCGGGCCCAAACCCTTCATGGTGGCCGGCTCGCTGTTCTCGGCCGCCGGACTGGCCTGGCTCACGCAGACCGACATCCACTCGACCTACCTGGGCAGCATCCTGGGCCCGATGCTGCTGTTCGCCGCCGGCATGGGCATGCAGTTCGTCTCCCTGACCCTGATGGCCCTCTCGAACGTCCCCGACCGGGAATCGGGTGCGGCCTCCGGACTGCTGAACGCGATGCAGCAGGTGGGCGGCTCGCTGGGCCTGTCCATCCTGGTCACGGTCTTCGGCACGGCCAGCCGCAACGAGGCCAGGGACCAGGCGGGCTCGTTCCTGCGCACCGCCACCCCCGAGCAGAAACTCTTCTTCGCCAAGACCAAGCAGTACCCCAAGCCCTGGAGCGACCAGGTCCTCACCTCGGGCGTCAGCGCCGCCTTCGTGGCGGCGGCCGCGTTCACCCTGGTCACGGCACTCATCGCACTCTTCGTCATCCAGGTGCGGCCCTCCGACCTCGCCCGCCTCCAGGGCAACCACACACCGGCGGCGGGCTCTGACCCCCGGGGCGCCTGATCCTCAGGTCTCCAGGCGACGGATCCGGCAGCGTGCCGGACTGGCGGTGAGCAGGGTGATCCCGGCGACGACGGAGATCTCGGTGTCCACCGCCTCGAACTCGTAGGCCCGCAGCAGCATCGCCAGCGCGATCACCGACTCCAGCATGGAGAAGTGCTGTCCGATGCAGGCGCGCGGACCGCCGCCGAAGGGCAGCCAGGCGTAACGCGGCCGGGCCGCCTCCGCCTCCGGGGTGAACCGGTCGGGGTCGAAGCGCTCCGGGTCCGGCCAGTAGGCGGGGTGGCGGTGGGTCACCCAGGGCGCCACGATCACATCGGCGCCGGCCGGGATGATGTGCCCGTCGACCTCGGCCGCGGCGACCGAGCGGCGGCCGAGGACGGGGGCCGCGGGGTAGAGCCGCATGGCCTCCTTGAGCACCTGGGCGAGGTACGGGAGCCGGTCGAGGTCGGCGGCCCCGGGCGTACGGTCGCCCAGGACCGCGGCGATCTCGGCGCGGGCCCGGTCCTGGAGATCGGGATGGCGGGCCAGCAGGTGGAGGGAGAAGGCGAGCGAGGTGG is a window from the Streptomyces sp. NBC_01244 genome containing:
- a CDS encoding S9 family peptidase produces the protein MDRMDDFLRLSASTARFTYGAPRAFSFGDEGRLLWFLRSTGPTDPFDSLWVLDTATGTETRLADPRELSPEPAPLPVVERRLRERSRLVAAGIGSYALSADGLTAVFALYGRLYEVTRAADAGTPAQPKELPTAGPVFDPRPSPDASRIAYVTGDALHTVPGGRISPDDGARWGVSEFAAAEELDRHRGHWWSPDGERLLAARVDESALQRRWFADPAHPELPAQDFAYPEAGGPNADVRFWVIGPGPDAAVRLDWDTETYPYVSDAEWDSPAEILLTVRDRLQQNVLLLSADPDTGRTRELSRTTHPQWVDPMLPGTPARLADGRMLTSADTPGGAARALALDGVLLTGDGLQVRRVAGTHGNRLLIEAGRRDPAEQQVLLLDPDTGEVTPLADGPGVHTVQAAAGILLLTSADADGIRRVLRTADGREFVPGDLSQPLPYRVVPVLERVTEHGVPTALVLPRGHVPGTRLPVLMDSYGGPGMQDVSAEPRRWQHRQWWADQGFAVVTVDNRGTAHVSPRFTHAMYRGFSEVTLEDQVAALQALGARHADLDLTRVGIRGWSYGGYLSALAVLRRPDVFHAAAAGAAPTDFRQYDTAYTERYLGLPQAHPEVYERDSLLSDAAGLRRPLLLVTGLADDNVHPSHTLRLSQALTDAGRPHQLLALPGVTHMTPGGVREKVMALELEFFRKELGLV
- a CDS encoding MFS transporter, which produces MDPNATPSSTSTGTDGKVQGKEGRHGLALLVLASCQLMVVLDITIVNIALPHIQTALDFSTESLSWVVNAYTLTFGGLLLLGGRTGDILGRRRVFIFGVLLFGLASLLGGFAQNAGQLMAARALQGVGGAIASPTALALITTTFREGPERNRAFGVFAGVSAGGGAIGLLAGGVLVEWLNWRWVLFVNVPIALLIALVTPKVIRESARRPGHFDLAGALLSTLGMVALVYGFIRASQDGWLDGLTLGSFAAAVVLLTLFVINERRSPQPITPLHMFADRNRAGTYAIMLFFACAIFGMFFFLTLFVQNVLGFSPLRAGLAFLPVSAMIAVTAGITSQGLPKFGPKPFMVAGSLFSAAGLAWLTQTDIHSTYLGSILGPMLLFAAGMGMQFVSLTLMALSNVPDRESGAASGLLNAMQQVGGSLGLSILVTVFGTASRNEARDQAGSFLRTATPEQKLFFAKTKQYPKPWSDQVLTSGVSAAFVAAAAFTLVTALIALFVIQVRPSDLARLQGNHTPAAGSDPRGA